The Trichoderma asperellum chromosome 6, complete sequence region GCCCTCTGGTGACAACGCCATGGTGATATGCCATGCCCTGACCGGCAGCGCTGATGTGAGCGACTGGTGGGGTCCTCTGCTTGGTGGTCCGGGTAGGGCTTTCGATACATCAAGATTCTTCATCGTATGCATGAACAGCCTAGGCAGCCCGTACGGCACAGCAAGCCCGGTGACGGCCAAGGATGGCGATGCCAAAAATGGTTATTATGGACCCGAGTTTCCTCTCACAACTATCCGAGATGACGTGAAGTAAGACGCCCCTTTATGGTTCCCTCCCACTGGCACTGAAGACAGACTAACAAAGGCCAACCAGTCTACACAAACTTATCTTGGATGATTTGGGGGTGAAGCAAGTGGCTGCCGTAATCGGTGGCTCTCTCGGTGGCATGTTTGTTCTGGAGTGGGCGTACTTTGGCAAGGACTATGTTCGCTGTGTGGTGCCGATTGCCACGTCCAGCCGGCATAGCGCATGGGGCATCAGCTGGGGCGAAGCTCAACGCCAGAGCATCTATGCCGACCCAAAGTACGACGATGGATACTATCCTTTTGATGATCCGCCTGTGACTGGGCTCGGTGCGGCTCGCATGTCTGCGCTGCTCACTTACCGTAGCCGCAACTCGTTCGAGTCACGGTTTGGCCGGAACATTCCCGACCCTTCCAAGATTCAGTCAATCCGAGAGCGGCCCAGTCCCAGCACGCCGTCGGAAGCGCACTTTCACATCCACAATGATGGCCACAATGTGAAGCGGGCGTCAACCTCGCGCAAAAATAGCCAGGCTGGCTCTGGAGCCAGCA contains the following coding sequences:
- a CDS encoding uncharacterized protein (MEROPS:MER0044357), with protein sequence MVICHALTGSADVSDWWGPLLGGPGRAFDTSRFFIVCMNSLGSPYGTASPVTAKDGDAKNGYYGPEFPLTTIRDDVNLHKLILDDLGVKQVAAVIGGSLGGMFVLEWAYFGKDYVRCVVPIATSSRHSAWGISWGEAQRQSIYADPKYDDGYYPFDDPPVTGLGAARMSALLTYRSRNSFESRFGRNIPDPSKIQSIRERPSPSTPSEAHFHIHNDGHNVKRASTSRKNSQAGSGASSPGSRSAENADPQFHGPGNDRDQGESLTGGDKLPTSTYFSAQSYLRYQGKKFVKRFDSNCYIAMTRKLDTHDVSRDRASSIAEALALIEQPLLVLGIESDGLFTFAEQEEIAQYVKNARLERIDSPEGHDAFLLQFEQVNRYVLGFLKEILPDIMLVEGGAQEEVGVGQLMKSSTFGEAEVDDITAW